Proteins encoded in a region of the Methylobacterium radiotolerans JCM 2831 genome:
- a CDS encoding OpgC family protein, producing MRDPNAIDFWRGFALITIFINHIPGNTFERYTFSQYGISDAAELFVFLAGWSIGIATRGRDGTPEPPGRSVVRLLARTIEVYRAQLTVMLLALAIIAGAALLLDNPLILEWHNAGGFFADPIQSVCGMALLTYQLGYFNILPLYVLLIGIAPVFVLVGRFSLLAALGLSVSLYLASLVFGWNVPSWPGEGDWFFDPLCWQLLLVLGFVLQGWNLRSDALRRWSRRLFPAGVVIVLLGIVLAVTEIRPDPMLVPEPRLLFTFEKTYLTPARLLHFLGVLLAFAPLYAVLAPRIGRVVGYLTQMGRNSLAVFSMGSILSLIGQLVRFQTGGGALIDMLVAGSGLVGLGFTAWFVEWRSRSRSARPRA from the coding sequence ATGCGGGACCCCAACGCGATCGACTTCTGGCGCGGCTTCGCCCTGATCACGATCTTCATCAACCACATCCCGGGCAACACCTTCGAGCGCTACACCTTCTCGCAGTACGGCATCTCGGACGCGGCCGAGCTGTTCGTGTTCCTGGCGGGCTGGTCGATCGGGATCGCCACCCGCGGGCGCGACGGCACCCCGGAGCCGCCGGGCCGGAGCGTGGTGCGACTCCTCGCCCGCACCATCGAGGTCTACCGGGCGCAGCTCACCGTGATGCTGCTGGCGCTCGCCATCATCGCGGGCGCGGCGCTGCTGCTCGACAACCCGCTGATCCTCGAGTGGCACAACGCCGGCGGTTTCTTCGCGGACCCGATCCAGTCGGTCTGCGGGATGGCGCTGCTGACCTACCAGCTCGGCTACTTCAACATCCTGCCGCTCTACGTGCTGCTGATCGGCATCGCGCCGGTCTTCGTCCTGGTCGGCCGCTTCAGCCTCCTCGCGGCCCTGGGGCTGTCGGTCAGCCTCTACCTCGCGAGCCTCGTCTTCGGGTGGAACGTGCCGTCCTGGCCGGGCGAGGGCGACTGGTTCTTCGACCCGCTGTGCTGGCAGCTCCTGCTGGTGCTGGGCTTCGTCCTGCAGGGCTGGAACCTGCGCTCCGACGCCCTGCGCCGCTGGTCGCGGCGCCTGTTCCCGGCGGGCGTCGTCATCGTCCTCCTCGGGATCGTGCTCGCGGTGACGGAGATCCGCCCGGATCCGATGCTCGTTCCGGAGCCGCGGCTGCTCTTCACGTTCGAGAAGACCTACCTGACCCCGGCGCGACTGCTTCATTTTCTGGGGGTATTGTTAGCGTTTGCACCGCTTTACGCAGTGCTGGCCCCCCGAATCGGCCGCGTCGTCGGCTATCTGACTCAGATGGGCCGGAATTCACTGGCTGTCTTCTCGATGGGCTCGATCCTGAGCCTGATCGGGCAGCTCGTGCGTTTCCAGACGGGCGGCGGCGCGCTGATCGATATGCTGGTCGCCGGCTCGGGCCTGGTCGGGCTGGGGTTTACGGCATGGTTCGTCGAATGGCGCAGCCGCAGCAGATCGGCGCGACCCCGCGCATGA
- the rfbA gene encoding glucose-1-phosphate thymidylyltransferase RfbA, translating to MKGIVLAGGSGTRLHPATLSINKQLLPVYDKPMIYYPVSVLMLAGIREILIISSPEHLDNYKRLFGTGEQFGLKFSYALQPRPEGLAQAFVIGRDFVGDDDVALILGDNLFFGAGMGELLERASSRKQGATVFAYHVDNPQAYGVVNLDKSGRPTKIVEKPQNPESTWAVTGLYFYDNQVLDIAADVKPSARGELEITSVNEAYLQHGQLHVERMSRGYAWLDTGTHDSLLEASEFVRTLQNRQGLQVACLEEIAYLQKFITRDQLVARGEMFAKTAYGQNLLRLARESEDDLRLRRGK from the coding sequence ATGAAGGGCATCGTCCTGGCCGGCGGATCCGGCACGCGCCTGCACCCGGCCACGCTGTCGATCAACAAGCAGCTCCTGCCGGTCTACGACAAGCCGATGATCTACTACCCGGTCTCGGTGCTGATGCTCGCCGGCATCCGCGAGATCCTGATCATCTCGTCGCCGGAGCACCTCGACAACTACAAGCGCCTGTTCGGCACCGGCGAGCAGTTCGGCCTCAAGTTCTCCTACGCCCTGCAGCCGCGGCCGGAGGGCCTCGCCCAGGCCTTCGTGATCGGGCGCGACTTCGTGGGCGACGACGACGTGGCGCTGATCCTCGGCGACAACCTGTTCTTCGGCGCCGGCATGGGCGAGCTCCTGGAGCGCGCGTCGAGCCGGAAGCAGGGCGCGACGGTCTTCGCCTACCACGTCGACAACCCGCAGGCCTACGGCGTCGTCAACCTCGACAAGTCGGGGCGGCCGACGAAGATCGTCGAGAAGCCGCAGAACCCGGAATCGACCTGGGCGGTGACCGGCCTGTACTTCTACGACAACCAGGTGCTCGACATCGCCGCCGACGTGAAGCCCTCGGCCCGCGGCGAGCTGGAGATCACCAGCGTCAACGAGGCCTACCTGCAGCACGGCCAGCTGCACGTGGAGCGCATGTCGCGCGGCTACGCGTGGCTCGACACCGGGACCCACGACAGCCTGCTCGAGGCGAGCGAGTTCGTCCGCACGCTGCAGAACCGGCAGGGCCTCCAGGTGGCCTGCCTGGAGGAGATCGCCTACCTGCAGAAGTTCATCACCCGCGACCAGCTCGTGGCCCGCGGCGAGATGTTCGCCAAGACCGCCTACGGGCAGAACCTGCTGCGCCTCGCCCGCGAGAGCGAGGACGATCTGCGCCTGCGCCGGGGCAAGTAG
- the rfbD gene encoding dTDP-4-dehydrorhamnose reductase, translating to MDVLVLGGAGQVGTELQALAWPDGVTVHAPGRAELDITDADAVAAALAARAYRAVINTAAYTAVDKAESDVVAAWRLNALAPAILAAATAARSIPLVHVSTDYVFAGTKPDGAYAPDAPIDPQSVYGASKAAGELAVRTGNPRHAVVRTAWVVSPHRGNFVKTMLRLAAERDALTVVNDQHGCPTSAADLAAALATIAQAMAADPEAPAGTFHCVNRGDTTWCGFAEAIVAGSARRGGRAVPVKGIPTSAYPTPARRPANSRLSTDSLTAAYGIAPRPWQAALDDILDRLVGPVSEGVSKP from the coding sequence ATGGACGTCCTCGTCCTCGGCGGCGCCGGGCAGGTCGGCACCGAGCTTCAGGCCCTGGCTTGGCCGGACGGCGTCACCGTCCACGCGCCCGGCCGCGCGGAGCTCGACATCACCGACGCGGACGCCGTCGCGGCGGCGCTCGCGGCCCGCGCCTACCGGGCGGTGATCAACACCGCCGCCTACACGGCGGTCGACAAGGCCGAGTCCGACGTGGTGGCGGCGTGGCGCCTCAACGCCCTCGCCCCGGCGATCCTGGCGGCCGCCACGGCGGCCCGATCCATCCCGCTGGTGCACGTCTCGACCGACTACGTCTTCGCCGGGACCAAGCCCGACGGGGCCTACGCGCCCGACGCTCCGATCGACCCGCAGAGCGTCTACGGCGCCAGCAAGGCCGCCGGCGAGCTGGCGGTGCGCACCGGCAACCCGCGCCACGCCGTCGTCCGGACCGCCTGGGTGGTGAGCCCGCACCGGGGCAACTTCGTCAAGACGATGCTGCGGCTCGCGGCCGAGCGCGACGCCCTGACCGTGGTGAACGACCAGCACGGCTGCCCGACCTCGGCCGCCGACCTCGCCGCCGCCCTCGCGACGATCGCGCAGGCCATGGCGGCGGATCCGGAGGCGCCCGCCGGCACGTTCCACTGCGTGAACCGGGGCGACACCACGTGGTGCGGCTTCGCCGAGGCGATCGTGGCGGGCTCGGCCCGGCGCGGCGGCCGCGCCGTGCCGGTCAAGGGCATCCCGACCTCCGCCTACCCGACACCGGCCCGGCGGCCGGCCAATTCGCGCCTGTCCACCGACAGCCTCACGGCCGCCTACGGCATCGCGCCGCGGCCCTGGCAGGCGGCGCTCGACGACATCCTGGACCGGCTCGTCGGGCCGGTCTCAGAGGGAGTTTCCAAGCCATGA
- the rfbB gene encoding dTDP-glucose 4,6-dehydratase encodes MRILVTGGCGFIGSALVLHLVNDLGHDVCTLDAMTYAANPVSLAPLADNPRHRLVEADICDRAAVQKAYADFKPEAVMHLAAESHVDRSITDPGAFVRTNVIGTQTMLDGARGHYETLPEAEKRTFRFLHVSTDEVYGSLPPDAFFTEESRYDPRSPYSASKAASDHLARAWHETYGLPVLVTNCSNNYGPRHFPEKLIPLMILNALEGKKLPVYGDGLNERDWIHVEDHAKGLVAVLERGRIGETYLLGGRAVRNNLAVVKALCAAFDRLRPQGAPHEQLISFVADRPGHDRRYAIDCTKAETELGWRPQKTFEQALEETVAWYLGNEGWWRPIREGRYKGERLGLNG; translated from the coding sequence ATGCGCATCCTGGTGACCGGAGGCTGCGGCTTCATCGGCTCGGCGCTGGTGCTGCACCTCGTCAACGATCTCGGCCACGACGTCTGCACCCTCGACGCGATGACCTACGCGGCCAACCCGGTCTCGCTGGCGCCGCTCGCCGACAACCCGCGCCATCGCCTGGTCGAGGCCGACATCTGCGACCGCGCCGCCGTGCAGAAGGCTTACGCGGACTTCAAGCCCGAGGCGGTGATGCACCTGGCCGCCGAGAGCCACGTCGACCGCTCGATCACCGACCCGGGCGCCTTCGTGCGCACCAACGTGATCGGCACGCAGACCATGCTGGACGGCGCCCGCGGCCATTACGAGACCCTGCCGGAGGCCGAGAAGAGGACCTTCCGCTTCCTCCACGTCTCCACCGACGAGGTCTACGGCTCGCTGCCGCCCGACGCGTTCTTCACGGAGGAGAGCCGCTACGATCCGCGCTCGCCCTACTCGGCCTCCAAGGCGGCCTCCGACCACCTCGCCCGCGCCTGGCACGAGACCTACGGGCTGCCGGTCCTGGTGACCAACTGCTCGAACAATTACGGGCCGCGCCACTTCCCCGAGAAGCTGATCCCGCTGATGATCCTCAACGCCCTCGAGGGCAAGAAGCTGCCCGTTTACGGCGACGGCCTGAACGAGCGCGACTGGATCCACGTGGAGGACCACGCCAAGGGGCTCGTCGCCGTGCTGGAGCGCGGGCGGATCGGCGAGACCTACCTGCTCGGCGGCCGCGCGGTGCGCAACAACCTCGCGGTGGTCAAGGCGCTGTGCGCGGCCTTCGACCGGCTGCGCCCGCAGGGCGCCCCGCACGAGCAGCTGATCAGCTTCGTGGCCGACCGCCCGGGCCACGACCGGCGCTACGCGATCGACTGCACCAAGGCCGAGACCGAGCTCGGCTGGCGCCCGCAGAAGACCTTCGAGCAGGCGCTTGAGGAGACCGTGGCGTGGTACCTCGGGAACGAGGGCTGGTGGCGCCCGATCCGCGAGGGCCGCTACAAGGGCGAGCGCCTGGGGCTCAACGGCTGA
- the rfbC gene encoding dTDP-4-dehydrorhamnose 3,5-epimerase, with protein sequence MDVIETEIPDVKRIVLKRFGDARGWFSETFRADTLARAGIATPFIQDNQSFSAPQGTVRGLHFQIAPRAQAKLIRVLQGAILDVAVDIRSDSPTYGKYVAVTLDAEKGEQLYIPHGFAHGFCTLTPDVMVTYKVDDYYSPEHDRALFWNDPAIGIPWPVSGEAAILSDKDRRAPKLADLGSVF encoded by the coding sequence ATGGACGTCATCGAGACCGAGATCCCCGACGTGAAGCGCATCGTCCTGAAGCGCTTCGGCGACGCGCGGGGCTGGTTCTCGGAGACCTTCCGGGCCGACACCCTGGCGCGGGCCGGGATCGCCACGCCGTTCATCCAGGACAACCAGTCCTTCTCGGCCCCGCAGGGGACGGTCCGCGGCCTCCACTTCCAGATCGCCCCCCGCGCGCAGGCCAAGCTGATCCGCGTGCTGCAGGGCGCGATCCTCGACGTGGCGGTCGATATCCGCAGCGACTCGCCGACCTACGGGAAGTACGTCGCCGTCACCCTCGACGCCGAGAAGGGCGAGCAGCTCTACATCCCGCACGGCTTCGCGCACGGCTTCTGCACCCTGACCCCCGACGTGATGGTCACCTACAAGGTCGACGACTACTACAGCCCCGAGCACGACCGCGCGCTGTTCTGGAACGATCCGGCGATCGGGATCCCGTGGCCGGTCTCGGGAGAGGCGGCGATCCTGTCCGACAAGGATCGCCGGGCGCCCAAGCTCGCCGATCTCGGCAGCGTCTTCTGA
- a CDS encoding DUF6925 family protein: MTGGAGPAVDGLLRAQLADPACAWSLGGYGAGAVFAREPDEPAWPLGDEAVGLVTARGALAIRAYPDLRPFAYETGFADGWSQAVALCLPEAACAMGRRAVLTELGPDGAAIRPEDRAARLFDLGLGLRAADACIRTADPARIARLRALAGRPLLAAGAAAMPSAVISGLDQIVITRIGRVEVFAPEADRAAAGPGPRCHALPQLLRLARTHAATAPIPPGWIPCGTLHPAHPARDGTGRPVPFDAGRHAAFGRVLDRWGDPALVALRRAVLDGQDPDPPRADGRFARSAIRAARAQLRAVVR; the protein is encoded by the coding sequence ATGACGGGCGGAGCCGGACCCGCTGTGGACGGCCTGCTGCGCGCCCAGCTGGCCGATCCGGCCTGCGCGTGGAGCCTCGGCGGCTACGGCGCCGGCGCCGTGTTCGCGCGGGAGCCCGACGAGCCGGCGTGGCCCCTCGGGGACGAAGCGGTCGGCCTCGTCACGGCCCGCGGCGCGCTCGCGATCCGGGCGTATCCGGATCTCAGGCCGTTCGCCTACGAGACCGGCTTCGCCGATGGCTGGAGCCAGGCGGTCGCGCTCTGCCTTCCCGAGGCCGCCTGCGCGATGGGCCGGCGCGCCGTCCTGACCGAGCTGGGTCCCGACGGGGCGGCAATCCGGCCGGAGGACCGCGCCGCGCGCCTGTTCGATCTCGGACTCGGTCTGCGCGCCGCGGATGCCTGCATCCGGACCGCCGACCCCGCGCGGATCGCCCGCTTGCGGGCGCTGGCGGGCCGACCGCTCCTCGCCGCCGGCGCCGCGGCGATGCCGTCCGCTGTCATCTCGGGCCTGGACCAGATCGTCATCACCCGCATCGGTCGCGTCGAAGTGTTCGCGCCGGAGGCCGATCGGGCCGCCGCGGGGCCCGGGCCGCGGTGCCACGCGCTGCCGCAACTCCTGCGGCTCGCACGCACGCACGCGGCCACCGCGCCGATCCCGCCGGGTTGGATCCCCTGCGGGACGCTGCATCCGGCCCATCCCGCGCGGGACGGGACAGGGCGACCGGTCCCGTTCGATGCCGGGCGCCACGCCGCGTTCGGACGCGTCCTCGACCGATGGGGTGATCCCGCGTTGGTGGCCCTGCGCCGCGCAGTGCTGGACGGCCAGGATCCCGATCCGCCGCGGGCGGACGGACGGTTCGCGCGCTCGGCGATCCGCGCGGCGCGCGCCCAGCTGAGGGCTGTCGTCAGGTAG
- the queE gene encoding 7-carboxy-7-deazaguanine synthase, with protein sequence MAYAVKEIFHTLQGEGAQAGRAAVFCRFAGCNLWSGREADRAAAACRFCDTDFVGMDGEGGGRFADAASLADAIAATWAGGAENRYVVFTGGEPLLQLDTPLIEAVHAAGFEIAIETNGTLPAPPGIDWICVSPKGSNALAQVSGHELKLVYPQADADPAAFVGLAFQHRFLQPMDGPDRAASTEAAIAYCRRDARWRLSLQTHKMIGIP encoded by the coding sequence GTGGCTTACGCGGTCAAGGAGATCTTCCACACGCTCCAGGGGGAGGGCGCGCAGGCGGGCCGTGCCGCCGTGTTCTGCCGCTTCGCCGGATGCAACCTCTGGTCCGGGCGCGAGGCCGATCGCGCCGCCGCGGCCTGCCGGTTCTGCGACACCGACTTCGTCGGGATGGACGGGGAGGGCGGCGGGCGGTTCGCGGACGCGGCCTCCCTCGCCGACGCGATCGCCGCCACCTGGGCGGGCGGCGCCGAGAACCGCTACGTCGTCTTCACCGGCGGCGAGCCGCTGCTGCAGCTCGACACGCCGCTGATCGAGGCCGTCCACGCGGCCGGGTTCGAGATCGCGATCGAGACCAACGGCACGCTGCCGGCCCCGCCGGGGATCGACTGGATCTGCGTCAGCCCCAAGGGGAGCAACGCCCTCGCGCAGGTTTCCGGCCACGAGCTGAAGCTCGTCTACCCGCAGGCGGACGCCGATCCGGCGGCCTTCGTGGGTCTCGCCTTCCAGCACCGCTTCCTCCAGCCCATGGACGGCCCGGACCGGGCCGCCAGCACCGAGGCGGCGATCGCCTATTGCCGCCGGGACGCCCGCTGGCGGCTCTCGCTGCAGACCCACAAGATGATCGGCATTCCCTGA
- a CDS encoding D-alanyl-D-alanine carboxypeptidase family protein, whose product MSSSLYRRLTVGLAALTGLLGAGLVGIGAANAVTVPILVADVDSGKVIYAQAPTDPWYPASITKLMTTYVALDLVRQGKVSLDSMITISAAAAAEPPSKMGFKPGTQLTLDNALKIIMVKSANDVAYAIGESLGGSVENFAALMNETAQRIGMHDSRWYNPNGLPDPRQWTSARDMAVLARALIRDFPDSHDLFSISAIQFGRAVMANHNGLLGRYPGTDGMKTGFICSGGFNVVATATRNGRRIVTIVMGQPSPRERDVKTADLFDYAFGQSAGWSSPTLDALPASAIPAPPDMRPFVCGGKKPPAIEDGPGALSAPGSAAQLIGGSAANSPALALAAFSNPALRARSLPPRAPLQPIAVWVGRNPAEGQQILEAQEAEQKAAAANTRAAKLEAAKAKRAAALEAAKQARAARLERAEAAKAAAKTASKVAAKPAHGVPRNASAYTSDVTPGMPEAKPGKGLTKPAPKAAAHKPAPAKAETKPETKSDKAAAKAPARKPAAKKAAADE is encoded by the coding sequence ATGTCCTCTTCTCTCTACCGACGCCTCACCGTCGGGCTTGCGGCGCTGACGGGTCTGCTCGGGGCGGGCCTGGTCGGGATCGGCGCAGCGAACGCCGTGACCGTGCCGATCCTCGTGGCCGACGTGGATTCCGGCAAGGTCATCTACGCGCAGGCGCCGACCGATCCCTGGTACCCGGCCTCGATCACGAAGCTGATGACGACCTACGTCGCCCTGGACCTCGTCCGGCAGGGCAAGGTCTCGCTCGATTCGATGATCACCATCTCGGCCGCCGCCGCCGCCGAGCCGCCCTCGAAGATGGGCTTCAAGCCGGGGACGCAGCTCACCCTCGACAACGCCCTGAAGATCATCATGGTCAAGTCGGCGAACGACGTCGCCTACGCGATCGGCGAGTCGCTCGGGGGATCCGTCGAGAACTTCGCCGCCCTGATGAACGAGACCGCGCAGCGGATCGGCATGCACGACAGCCGCTGGTACAATCCCAACGGCCTGCCCGACCCGCGCCAGTGGACCTCGGCCCGCGACATGGCGGTCCTCGCCCGGGCGCTGATCCGCGACTTCCCGGATTCCCACGACCTGTTCTCGATCTCGGCGATCCAGTTCGGCCGCGCCGTCATGGCGAACCACAACGGCCTGCTCGGGCGCTATCCCGGCACGGACGGGATGAAGACGGGCTTCATCTGCTCGGGCGGCTTCAACGTCGTGGCGACCGCCACGCGCAACGGCCGGCGGATCGTCACCATCGTGATGGGGCAGCCGAGCCCGCGCGAGCGCGACGTGAAGACCGCCGACCTGTTCGACTACGCCTTCGGCCAGAGCGCCGGCTGGTCGAGCCCCACCCTCGACGCGCTCCCGGCCTCCGCGATCCCGGCGCCCCCGGACATGCGTCCCTTCGTGTGCGGCGGCAAGAAGCCCCCGGCCATCGAGGACGGTCCCGGCGCGCTGAGCGCCCCCGGCTCGGCCGCGCAGCTGATCGGCGGCTCGGCGGCGAACTCGCCGGCCCTGGCGCTCGCCGCGTTCTCCAACCCGGCCCTGCGGGCGCGGTCCCTGCCGCCGCGGGCGCCGCTCCAGCCGATCGCCGTGTGGGTCGGCCGCAACCCGGCCGAGGGCCAGCAGATCCTCGAGGCGCAGGAGGCCGAGCAGAAGGCCGCCGCCGCCAACACCCGCGCCGCCAAGCTCGAGGCCGCCAAGGCCAAGCGCGCGGCGGCCCTGGAGGCGGCCAAGCAGGCGCGCGCGGCGCGCCTGGAGCGGGCCGAGGCCGCGAAGGCCGCCGCCAAGACCGCCTCGAAGGTCGCCGCGAAGCCGGCCCACGGCGTGCCCCGGAACGCCAGCGCCTACACGTCGGACGTCACGCCCGGGATGCCGGAGGCGAAGCCCGGGAAGGGCCTGACCAAGCCGGCGCCGAAGGCGGCCGCCCACAAGCCGGCGCCCGCCAAGGCCGAGACGAAGCCCGAGACGAAGTCCGACAAGGCGGCCGCGAAGGCTCCGGCCAGGAAGCCGGCCGCCAAGAAGGCGGCGGCCGACGAGTAG
- a CDS encoding CobW family GTP-binding protein, giving the protein MSESSAPTPDPRRPEPIPLTVLTGFLGAGKTTLLNRLLRDPALADTVVIVNEFGEIGLDHLLIETVDEDMILLGAGCLCCTVRGDLIATLEDLLRKRDNGRIRPFRRVVIETTGLADPAPILHALIYHPYLVLRYRLQAVVTVVDAANGAATLDAHPEALRQAAVADRIVLTKADLAGDLSGIRARLTALNPAAPIVAPDAPAETLLGGLFGLDGKTADVRAWLGDAALAQADHHHADVNRHDASIRAICLTSAAPIPRPAFEMFMDLLRSGHGPKLLRLKGLVALADDPGRPLVVHGVQHVFHAPVTLPAWPDPDHTSRLVLILRDLDPAFVRQLWDAFLGRPRVDAPDAAALTDNPLAIPGP; this is encoded by the coding sequence ATGTCAGAGTCTTCCGCCCCCACTCCGGACCCGCGCCGCCCGGAGCCGATCCCGCTGACCGTGCTCACCGGCTTCCTCGGAGCCGGGAAGACCACCCTGCTGAACCGGCTGCTGCGCGATCCCGCCCTCGCCGACACGGTGGTGATCGTCAACGAGTTCGGCGAGATCGGCCTGGACCACCTGCTGATCGAGACCGTCGACGAGGACATGATCCTGCTCGGCGCCGGCTGCCTGTGCTGCACGGTGCGCGGTGACCTGATCGCGACCCTCGAGGATCTGCTGCGCAAGCGCGACAACGGCCGGATCCGGCCGTTCCGGCGGGTCGTCATCGAGACGACGGGCCTCGCCGATCCGGCGCCGATCCTGCACGCGCTGATCTACCACCCCTACCTCGTGCTGCGGTACCGCCTCCAGGCCGTGGTGACGGTGGTGGACGCGGCTAACGGCGCCGCGACCCTCGACGCCCATCCGGAGGCCCTGCGGCAGGCCGCGGTCGCCGACCGGATCGTGCTGACCAAGGCCGACCTCGCGGGCGACCTGTCGGGGATCCGCGCGCGCCTGACGGCGCTCAATCCGGCCGCCCCGATCGTCGCCCCGGACGCCCCCGCGGAGACGCTCCTCGGCGGCCTGTTCGGCCTCGACGGCAAGACCGCCGACGTGCGCGCGTGGCTCGGCGACGCGGCGCTGGCGCAGGCGGACCATCACCACGCCGACGTGAACCGCCACGACGCGTCGATCCGGGCGATCTGCCTGACCAGCGCGGCGCCCATCCCGCGCCCCGCCTTCGAGATGTTCATGGATCTCCTGCGCTCCGGCCACGGGCCGAAGCTGCTCCGGCTCAAGGGCCTGGTCGCCCTCGCCGACGATCCCGGGCGTCCCCTCGTCGTCCACGGGGTCCAGCACGTATTCCACGCGCCGGTCACCCTGCCGGCATGGCCGGATCCCGACCACACGTCGCGGCTCGTCCTGATCCTGCGCGATCTCGATCCCGCCTTCGTGCGCCAGCTCTGGGACGCCTTCCTCGGCCGCCCCCGGGTCGACGCGCCGGATGCCGCCGCCCTCACCGACAACCCCCTGGCGATCCCCGGCCCCTGA
- a CDS encoding endonuclease III domain-containing protein — protein sequence MTRDLPHGVRPAPRRKAAARTARRPREAGEADRVTTILARLAERDPDPKAGFDRTDPFRLLVTVLLSAQSTGPTVSRIAEALFSEARDPAGMAALGEARITEIVRPVGLGPSKARNIVKLSAVLLAEHGGAVPCSAAEMRRLPGIGRKSAEVTANFAFHEPVIAVDTHIFRISNRIPLAPGPTVDAVADGLARIVPDAFKDNAHVWLFRHGRDICTARNPACPRCPVSDLCAWPSKATA from the coding sequence ATGACCCGCGACCTGCCCCACGGCGTTCGACCCGCTCCGCGCCGGAAGGCGGCCGCACGGACGGCACGGCGGCCGCGCGAGGCAGGCGAGGCCGACCGGGTGACCACGATCCTCGCGCGCCTCGCCGAGAGGGACCCGGATCCGAAGGCCGGATTCGACCGCACCGACCCGTTCCGCCTGCTCGTGACCGTGCTGCTCTCGGCCCAGTCCACCGGCCCGACCGTCTCGCGGATCGCGGAGGCGCTGTTCTCCGAGGCCCGCGATCCCGCCGGCATGGCGGCGCTGGGGGAGGCCCGGATCACGGAGATCGTCCGGCCGGTCGGTCTCGGGCCATCCAAGGCGCGCAACATCGTCAAGCTGTCGGCGGTCCTGCTCGCGGAACACGGCGGCGCCGTCCCGTGCAGCGCCGCGGAGATGCGTCGCCTGCCGGGGATCGGCCGCAAGAGCGCCGAGGTCACGGCGAACTTCGCCTTCCACGAGCCGGTGATCGCGGTCGATACCCACATCTTCCGGATCTCGAACCGGATCCCGCTCGCCCCGGGCCCGACGGTCGACGCGGTGGCCGACGGTCTCGCCCGGATCGTGCCCGACGCGTTCAAGGACAACGCCCATGTCTGGCTGTTCCGGCACGGGCGCGACATCTGCACGGCGCGGAATCCCGCCTGCCCCCGATGCCCCGTCTCGGACCTGTGCGCGTGGCCGAGCAAGGCGACGGCCTAG
- a CDS encoding HPr family phosphocarrier protein, producing the protein MDELFETDDDPPVPEGGLLRKLPIINRRGLHARASAKFVQTVERYDAAVTVTRAGETVGGRSIMGLLTLGAAMGTHVAVTAVGPDAESCLDAIEALLANRFGEDE; encoded by the coding sequence ATGGACGAGCTTTTCGAGACCGATGACGATCCGCCGGTTCCGGAGGGCGGCCTTCTCCGCAAGCTCCCGATCATCAACCGGCGCGGCCTCCACGCCCGCGCCTCCGCGAAGTTCGTGCAGACCGTCGAGCGCTACGACGCCGCCGTGACGGTCACCCGGGCCGGCGAGACGGTCGGCGGGCGCTCGATCATGGGCCTGCTGACGCTCGGGGCCGCCATGGGCACGCACGTCGCCGTCACCGCCGTCGGCCCGGACGCGGAGAGCTGCCTCGACGCCATCGAGGCCCTGCTGGCCAACCGCTTCGGCGAGGACGAGTAG